A section of the Pelagicoccus albus genome encodes:
- a CDS encoding iron-sulfur cluster assembly protein has product METVLTRDCSATAIPAGNAVTLEKGTEVFITQTLGGNVTVRTGSGLFRIASFDVDALEEVDLGESGSEAASTSGSLEDSVWDALRQCFDPEIPINIVDLGLIYDLRIEPSEAGQSNVFVKMTLTAQGCGMGPVIAEDARTRISLLDEVSEATVDIVWDPVWNPQMISEEGRKVLGIV; this is encoded by the coding sequence ATGGAAACAGTACTCACTCGCGATTGCAGCGCTACAGCCATCCCGGCTGGCAACGCGGTCACCTTGGAAAAAGGGACCGAAGTATTTATCACCCAAACCCTGGGAGGAAACGTAACCGTACGGACCGGTAGCGGTCTGTTTCGCATCGCCAGCTTCGACGTCGACGCCTTGGAGGAAGTCGACTTGGGCGAATCTGGTTCCGAGGCCGCGTCAACGAGCGGTTCCCTGGAGGATTCCGTCTGGGACGCTTTGCGCCAGTGTTTCGACCCTGAGATCCCAATCAATATCGTGGATCTCGGACTCATTTATGATTTGAGAATCGAACCGAGCGAAGCGGGGCAAAGCAATGTGTTCGTGAAGATGACTTTGACGGCCCAAGGCTGCGGTATGGGACCCGTTATCGCGGAAGATGCCCGCACTCGTATCAGTCTTTTGGACGAGGTATCCGAGGCGACGGTAGATATCGTTTGGGACCCAGTTTGGAATCCGCAAATGATCTCCGAAGAAGGTCGCAAGGTACTAGGGATCGTTTGA
- the sppA gene encoding signal peptide peptidase SppA has protein sequence MKDFFKMFFAALLALAVASFGLFLFFLLMVGLIGSMSQPVPQVANGSVLVFDMSASVQDRPVGMTRDAFIDEVVGGAGSRSLSLLSLKRGLEEAANDDRIEALLLTGSFAVDGYSSGFAALKEVRESIEVFKASGKPVYAYVVYPSARDMYVISAADEIFMNPEGVVGDSGMSMSYPYLGGFMDRYGIGVQVTRAGEYKAAAETFVLEGMSDPAREANSAVLADFWQEYLGVIASGAEFDPATYETKLNELGMLAADDAAEIGLVDELLYTDELIAKMQGISGLESESNSFVQTAIDDYLLEVVHPMYSSDGMVAVIYAEGSIVDGEGKDGQIGGNSLARVIRKARQDKKVKAMVLRVNSPGGSALASEVIQREVRLAKEQMPVVVSMGSVAASGGYWISAYSDKIFAQPNTLTGSIGVIGVFFNYEELANKHGVNFDTVKTTEHADLMGQFRAKTEKEMGLVQRHVDIVYDSFLHKVSEGRELPLEEVRKIAGGRIWSGVDALEIGLVDELGGLADAIAFAGEQAGLGSLPAIVELPEAGNFLEDLFAVTSQKAADASTDVALRPIVRLYREIGEISSLYNDPKGVYAVLPYTISID, from the coding sequence ATGAAGGATTTTTTTAAGATGTTCTTTGCCGCCTTGCTGGCCCTCGCGGTAGCCAGTTTTGGCCTATTTCTCTTTTTCTTGCTCATGGTAGGGCTGATCGGCTCGATGAGCCAGCCAGTCCCCCAAGTGGCGAACGGCAGCGTTCTAGTGTTCGATATGTCCGCCTCGGTCCAAGACAGGCCGGTGGGCATGACCCGTGACGCATTTATCGATGAAGTGGTAGGAGGGGCGGGTTCCCGAAGCCTATCCCTGTTGAGCTTGAAGCGAGGCCTGGAGGAGGCTGCGAATGACGACCGTATCGAAGCCTTGCTGCTGACAGGATCGTTTGCAGTGGACGGATATAGCTCGGGATTTGCGGCTCTCAAGGAAGTACGCGAGTCCATAGAAGTCTTTAAGGCTTCTGGAAAGCCGGTCTATGCCTATGTCGTGTATCCAAGCGCTCGGGACATGTATGTCATTTCGGCGGCTGACGAGATTTTCATGAACCCAGAGGGCGTGGTTGGCGATTCTGGCATGTCGATGAGCTATCCGTACCTGGGAGGCTTCATGGATCGCTACGGGATCGGGGTGCAGGTTACTAGAGCCGGAGAATACAAGGCGGCTGCGGAAACCTTTGTTTTGGAAGGGATGAGCGATCCAGCTCGCGAGGCGAATTCGGCGGTGCTGGCTGACTTTTGGCAGGAATATTTGGGGGTAATCGCTTCCGGAGCGGAATTCGATCCCGCTACTTACGAAACCAAGCTGAACGAGCTTGGAATGCTGGCCGCGGATGATGCTGCGGAAATTGGGCTTGTAGACGAACTGCTGTACACCGACGAGTTGATCGCGAAGATGCAGGGAATCTCCGGTTTGGAGAGTGAGTCTAACTCTTTTGTGCAGACAGCGATCGACGATTACCTGTTAGAGGTGGTTCATCCGATGTATTCCAGCGACGGCATGGTGGCTGTGATTTATGCGGAAGGATCGATCGTAGACGGAGAAGGGAAAGATGGGCAGATCGGCGGAAATTCGCTTGCTCGTGTTATCCGCAAAGCCCGTCAGGACAAAAAGGTAAAGGCCATGGTGCTACGTGTGAATTCGCCAGGCGGCAGCGCTTTAGCCAGCGAAGTGATTCAGCGCGAAGTCAGGTTAGCCAAGGAACAAATGCCAGTTGTCGTATCCATGGGAAGCGTGGCGGCCTCTGGTGGTTATTGGATATCCGCCTACTCGGATAAGATTTTCGCCCAGCCCAACACCTTGACCGGTTCGATCGGAGTGATCGGCGTTTTCTTCAACTACGAGGAATTGGCCAATAAGCACGGTGTGAATTTTGATACCGTCAAGACCACCGAGCATGCCGACTTGATGGGACAGTTTAGGGCCAAAACCGAAAAGGAGATGGGGCTGGTTCAGCGTCACGTGGATATCGTGTACGATTCATTCCTGCACAAAGTTTCCGAAGGGCGTGAGCTTCCGCTGGAGGAGGTACGCAAGATCGCTGGGGGAAGAATTTGGTCAGGCGTGGATGCCTTGGAGATTGGTCTGGTCGACGAGCTGGGCGGTTTGGCAGACGCGATCGCTTTTGCCGGAGAGCAGGCCGGACTTGGCAGTTTGCCCGCTATCGTGGAATTGCCGGAAGCTGGAAATTTCCTGGAGGATCTCTTTGCGGTGACTTCCCAAAAGGCTGCGGACGCGTCGACGGATGTTGCCCTTCGTCCGATTGTCCGTCTCTATAGGGAGATCGGCGAGATAAGCTCGCTGTACAACGATCCGAAGGGCGTGTATGCGGTTTTGCCTTACACGATCTCGATCGACTAG